A stretch of DNA from Sugiyamaella lignohabitans strain CBS 10342 chromosome B, complete sequence:
AAAGAACCCTCaattctgtttcttcttccacttATTATTGAAACACAGTTTAATTTAATCACACTCACTCAATCGACATGGCACCCAAACCGCTGTATCGACTGGAAGAGGCAAtgatggtgctggtggagatCGCATCCAAGATCTCGCAGGAAGAGCTCGACGAGTATGTGGCTCTATACTGCCATGGAAGATTCGGCAACTACGACGATTCGGCCGACATCGAGCCCCAAGTGATCCATGGCGCCTACCGCTACGGCCTCCCCCCGGTACGACCTCGAGCCTTCCAGCTCTGGAAGAGCATCTACCGCCGAGCAAACGACTCTGCCTACGAGTTTGTCATCAAAATACAGACCGAGGAGCGTCGCATTTTCGGGTCTAACGACCTCTACCACATGATCAAGCTCCAGCGAACCTAACCGACCCTCCTACTGCCGCAGCCGGCCCCGCTATTGCATGCCTCAAccactatttattattgctgaCACGACTTACGACTATTGCATCTCTCTGCTTTTTATACTAAAAGAACTGCTATTTACTTTCaccggggtctgcctccggcggctggggccccgccccagaccctggttgctcctctcgcttcgctcgactCGGGCGTGGGGTGTCCAGAAACGTTTTTGGCGACCTCTGAGACAGTACCCGgaccccacgcccgactcgagcgaagcgagaggagcagccagggtctggggcggagccccagccgccggaggcagaccccagTCGGGTGTACAATGCgattattttgattattttaCATGGACTCGGAGTCGGGTTAGCCGAAGTAGAGGGCCACCATGGTCTGGACGATGGAGAAGCCGAACAGGCTGATGACGTACAGAATGCACAGCACGGGGATGGGGAACAGGAGCAGCTCCGTGTGCTCGAGGAACGGCATGTTCGAGTAGCCCAAAAATGTGATGACAAAGTAGTACGATAGGGCCACCAGGTACAGGGTGTTGCCCAGGAACAGTGACGCCCAGTTTGACCGGTTCAgaattggcagcagcacaaaCTGGATGATATATAGGAACAGCCAGATGAGCAGAAATGAGTTACAGTGAACATCAAAACAGTAGGCCCATTCCAGCTCGCCGTCTCCTCCTATCGACATGGCCATGACTCCACGAGTCGTCGTTCGTCGTTGTTTTAGAAATCTGTTGGCAAACAGCCAGCCTATAGTGGCTACTACAACACCGGTAGCAAGAAAATCAACTACAACCATGTAAATCATGAGTTTCATTATCGATCCAATGCCTGGAGAGTACGCCAGACCCCATGCTATGGCTGACAGCCCCAGGAAGAACGATAGTAGAATAATAAACGATGGGTCATCTCGTGCCCAggtgtttttggtttgtttatgGTAGTAAAGTGATTTGTACACTTTTCGAGGTGCGATTATCAAGTAAAGAATCTCCCAGATGGCCGTCTCGAAATCTAATGTTGGTGGTCTCAGCAGTCGTCGTATCACCCGAGGGATCTTTAATCCACCTAGCCCTCTCCCTGAACTGCTGGTACTACCTGACGAGCTGCCTCCAAACCCTCTTCCCCCGCTAGCGAGTCCCGAACTAGGAATTCCAGCAGTCCGCGCCTGGAAATATGAATTGCGAGTGTCATGCGTGCTTCGACTATTAGCCAAATCTGACGATGCCAGTGGAAGCAGATTCGGTGACGATGTGTTTGATCTCCTAGCCATTCTTGTAACTACACTGTCTGTGCTGGTCTTCCTCGTGCAAATCTAATTGCAAATGCTAAAATAGTGAACGTATTCCACTGAACTGGATGTTCGAATATTGCTCCGTTCTTCACTGCAACTGCAACTGTGGCGGTGGAGGCTGTCTATACCGGATTGATTGCTAAAATGCAACTGAAAAAATGCGTCCATGCACCAGCTAAAAGAGTCTAAATCGAGTTCTGAAGTCAGATCTATCTGTATTTGTTCTGCTATGAACCAATTGCAACTTTCTCTGGTCAGTCTCTATTCCATGTTCACAACCTGTTTCATATGTGCGGTTAGCTGTTCTTAGGTCTGCTGGGTAGGGGCGCGCGGCTGTGCAGCGGGGCCGGGgacagcctccggcggctggggctccgccccagaccctggttgctcctgcttcgcaggagttggctggtaCCCTcgacgaaaccgactcgagcgcagcgagaggagctgcggggtctggggcggagccccagccgccggaggctcaGGCCCCCTTAGACCCTGCATGGCTCGTGACGTACGGCATGCAGCCGACGTGCATGCGGTTATAAGTTCACGAAGTCCTAGTGTAAATGCGACATAAAGGTTGTCTGTGGTATTCATGGGTGCGTGTGAAATGGTTTTGGGTTTGCGTTATTGCTGATTATAGCTAATATGAGCAGTGTGGAAAGTACGTCTCTTTTGCGTGgtgaggaggaggatgtGTCCGGATCGGTGCCGGTGTCGGCGGTGTCGTCCGTGCCGGAGATCTTATCTGATGTAGATAAAGAGGTTGACGGCGTCAATCTGTATATGTTGCTGTGTATTGTATGTGCATGTGTTGGTGGTTTGATGTTTGGTTATGACACAGGATGCATTTCTCAGGTTATAGAACTGCTATCAGATGATTTAGGTCACTATTTGGTGGCTTGGGAGTTAGAGCTTATTACATCCTCGACCTCTTTGTTCGCTTTAATGGGTTCTATTTTTGCAGGTATTTCTGCTGACAGATATGGCAGAAAAGTACTGATAGCGGTTTCTTGTGTTGTTTTTATATTGGCAGCTCTGGTTATGGCCCTATCGATGTCACTCGCCTGGCTTGTACTGGGGAGATCGTTAGTTGGTCTGGCTGTGGGTGTCGCTTCTAcaattgtttctgtttATATTGCAGAGATATCACCACCTCGGTACCGTGGACGGTTGGTGGCATTGAATTCTGTATCCACTACAGGTGGTCAGGTACTTGCGTACCTCTCTGGAGTGGCATTTCATAAGACCACCAATGGATGGAGGTATATAGTAGGTCTATCAGGAATCCCTCCACTGTTGTTTTTATTAGTAATGACTGCGGTGCCAGAATCACCtcgttttttgtttatgaATGGACGAGTTGACGAAGCCAAGCAAGTGCTGTTGAAGCTTGATCCGAGGGTCGATGTGGCTCAGGTAGAAGAAATGGTTCGTCAAGATCTCAGCTATAAAGACGCTAATAATGGAGTTGATGATTCTTCTCTTGCTAGACTTTTCTCAGTGCCTGCTAATTTTAGAGCCTTGGTAGTGGGATGCGGATTAATGGCTGCCCAACAATTGTGCTGCTTCAACGGGTTCATGTACTTTTCAGTGAGTCTGTTTGCCATGGCAGGGTTTGATAACCCTTTTGCTGTGAGCCTAGTGGTATCAATCACTAATTTCGTGTTTACATGGGGAGCTGTGAAGTACATTGATAAAGTGGGTCGTCGAGCCATTCTTCTTAGAAGCGTCTGGATAATGGTAGTAGCCTTAATAGTAGTGGCGTTTGCATTCACCACTATTGACCCCAGTGCTATCAAGAATGCCACTAATAACGACTCTGGCAAGCCAGGTTCTGACAGTGAACCTGATGGAATGAAGATTCTCACTGTGGCTGCTACAATTGTCTTTGTAGCATCCTACGCCATCGGTCTAGGAAACATTCCCTGGCAAGCCATAGAGTTCCTGCCACTAGACGTTAGATCGCTAGGATCGATGTTTATCACGTCCACGAACTGGACCTTCAACACACTCGTATCAGCGTCGTTCCTCCATCTGCTCAAATGGCTCACTGGCACTGGCACTTTTCTCCTGTACGCGTTCTTCACGCTCCTGGCGTACATCGGTATCTACCTCTACTACCCCGAAGTGGCAGGATTGCCTCTAGAAAAGGTCAACGACATCTTCAAACAGGGCTGGAGGGGTCTCGGCAAACGGGGAGTTGTACTATAACCCCCTGGGGtctggtgcctccggcggctggggctccgccccagaccctggttgctcctctcgctgcgctcgagtcgtttcgtggAGGTCcccgccaactcctgcgaagcaggagcaaccagggtctggggcggagccccagccgccggaggcagtcacGGTTGtacaatttatttatttattttacaTGCATGtgtaataaattaatttacGAGTTGGCGGGCGGTCGGAAATTGTACTTGTGGCCCTCGCTGTATACTTTGGCGAGGGTAGCATCAAAAGTGCCGTctctcagcagctgctggtgttttTTGTACAAGTGAAGAGCGGTTCGTGCGTCCTCGATCGAGTCGTGGTTACCAGTCTGGACGTTCTCGTCGAGCAGGTACCAAGCCAGGAATTTCAGCGACAGTTTGCGTTGTCTCGCCCGTACAAAATAAATGTCCAATGTATCAATGACTTGGTTCGCGGGAACCTGGATGTTGATTGTTCGGAAATCGTTGCTAAGACCGTGGCCAACAAATGTCACACCGAGCTGTAAAAGGAGCCACAACCGTTTATACGCGGTATGTAGTGATACAAGTCCGCGTTTGGACAGGGCGGGATCTAGGTCTCCGGGTTCTATTCCTGAGAACTCGGTCAGATAGTCGACAATGGTATCGGTTGTAGCGATATAATCGTCTATGAATGCCACACCTTCTTTGGGCCCTTCTCCTCTTACTACAGAAACTCGTGCAAGGGAGAGTGACCGAGGCTTCACAATCGACTTGGTACCGTCACTGCGAATCTCTGTTTCTTCGTTTTGCAACATCACAAACTCGGCATCAATAGCCACTAGAGTTCCGGGTTTAGGTGCTTCTTCCAACGTCAACAGTTCATACTCGCGTCGTACTTCTTCTCTGTTACCAGCAGTGAAAAAGTCTTTATACAAGATCGACGTGTCGAGAGTCTGCTTCCAGCTACCATAGTCGAACTCTTTTGGCATCTCGTTAGCTAGCTGGTATACAAGTAGAACTGGAGTTTTCCATGCAAGAGAAAAGTCAAGAGCATCTTTTTCAGGAATCTGTTTGACCAAAAAgtcattaaataaataccaAGCCTCGTCGATTTTCACTACCGACACCAGATGATGGTCCGAGTGTCCGGGTCGCGAAATCTCAACAACACAACCTAACAACTCGTACTTGTCCTTTCCTACTCTATGGTTGGCTACCAGTCTTCGTGAGTGGTTGTCTGTAAAGAACTCGGTAGGTGGCCAATGAGGAGAGGCCCATATTTGTCGCGATACACTCGTGTCTGCCTCGGGGAATATATTGATATTCACATTGAGTACTTGAGGAAGTTTCGTGGCGGATCTGGTAGTTACaagttgttgatattttctGCACACATCACACCATCCTCGGACTTTGTTTGTCTTGTCTAGAGACGAGTTTAGagctttgaagaagagagagtCGAAATTCGCTGTGTTGGGCCCTGGTCCTGCACTTGAATTGTTGCGGAATCCGTATTCAGTTTGAAGGTCTAGTTCGTaaattgttgattttttaaTGGAATCGGTTCCACAGGATAAACATCTGAttgatgttgatactgGAATCCCGGCTACCGAAGATTCAAATTCGGATGGCAGAGTTGctagtgctgctggatTACTATGGACATTCTGAAGTTGATTCTCAACAGAAAGAGTCTGGTACTTTTCGTTTTTCACTATCTGTTCCATTAAAAAGGTCTTGAATTTCTGAAGAACCAGTCCTGGTTGGTCTAGATTAGGTACCATATCATCAAACACCAGACCAAGTGCAACTGCCTCGGGAATCGAACTAAGTGCATTCACGAAATTCGCTGTACAACAGTGTTTACCACCAGCTAGGTGAAGCATGTCAAATACGAAACCTAGCTCACTCAATAAACTGACTCTTTCTACTGTAGTCGCAACAGCCAGCTTTTTCAACGCAAAGTTGTACATATACTTGGAATATCGATACAGTTGGAGAATTGAGTTACAGTACGTATTAGCAGCTTGGTTCTCTAAACCAGCATATTGGGTTTTGTTGTAAAAGTCGAAATCAAAGTCGTTGACACCGAACTTGCTGTACTTGATTTCCAAGCGACGGTACATTTTAGTTATTTTTCTACTCGACGGTGCCTGAGTATTTGTCTTTCCATTTGGTCTTTTGTCGTCATCTCTAacgtcatcatcaaaaatagcgctttcatcatcaatttccCCGGTCCGTTCCTTTTCACTAATAAATCTTGGTACTGTGATTGACGACCGTCTATTAGAATCGAGTGAAATGTACTTTTGCGCCATGTTTCGAGGTTCTCGTGTTTTCTTATAACTGCCGTAGCCAACATAATCTACCACTTTCATACCCGCCAAAATGCTTCTATCGATTTTTGGCGAGGGCATACCTAGCTTGAATACCATATCTTCATTtgaccaagaagaaagcagttcttctttgtaATATGGCATTCCGACAGTAGCAAGTGAAACATCGTCATCTACACCAAAGTGTAGAGGAGGGTCTTGTGAAGTCGGGAAGTCGAGAGGGGCTGAGAATTCACTAAATGATGCGCTGGGATTAACAGTGTTGCTCCATAGATGGATATATCCTTCTTCGTCGGTCAAGGACAGGTAATCTCCCGAAGGTGATAGTTCTAAACTGGTCAAGGGAGATGTGATGGCTGCTTGATGAATAAATACACTTGTTGGATTAGCCGAATCAGCGAATTGCAACTGTCCACTTTGAGAGGCGATGATACAACAAGTCGACATTTTAGGATGGATCTTTATAtaagcagcaccagcaggaaATGGGATTGGGGGTAATGGTTTCATAGCCCTGAGATCATAACAATTGACCAGTGGATCCGGAACATATCCCTGTTTTCGAAGACTGGTTCCACATGTCATAATAATATGTTGTCTACAATCCAAATCGCTAATGGGTCCAGAATGTGAATTGAACGTCTTTACAACCTGTAAACTATTCGGATCCACCACATCCACCGAGCCAGATGCTAAACCAAGTGCTATGGCTTGGCTATCTCGTTTCATTTTCGTAACATTCGACAGCATTTTATTGGCAGTTGATCTCTTGACTTTCGAAACAACCGAACCTCTATCAAGATTGACTCGAATCAGCTCTTTCTGGCTACCAGCTACAATCACCTCGGAAGTTCCTCTTGCACCATATGCAAAACATGCCGAACCTTTAAGACACTCGTCAATAATAGTCTGCTTTCCAAGACCACGGCGATGGTGGAACCGGATAGACTGGCTACTGAGTGAAAGGATTCCCCTATCATTTGTAAGAAGATCAGTCACTGGAGCATTGTGAGCTTTAAACCGAGTATATCTTCCTAGACCAGTTCCATAGTATGAAGCTACATGACCTTTATTATCACCGGTCCAAAGCGCGTCGTAGCCATTgtcaaaaacaattgaCGAAACCGTGGTCTTAGATTTCGGCACCGGACTAGGTTGAGATAAAACTGCGTTAGAAACGCGAGTTGTCTACACCTGTGTTAGATACGATACGCGCTTGAAATCAACGCTAGCCGCAATTACCAATCGAATAACCTACCTCTCGCCAGCCATCCATAGTagactgctgccactgtcGCTTccactgctactgtttCTGCTATTGTTATTGCTACTGTTGCTCTATTACTGTGGCTACTACTCTTAAAGACGCTCTAGACAATACTATGTTACTGAATTTCGTTGTCTTGACTTTAATTTCTGTCGTAATTATGTCGCGATAGCTCTAATGTCGTTCACCCGGTGAGCCTCAAAACTGTCAAATCCAAAAGATTATCACAAAGGTATTTTGAAATTCCctatatcaatatcaaatgcAAACTGTACAATAATCATAGACCCTTATGAAGCATAACAATAAAACCGAGTCGAGGATGTTTTGAGCTAGAAGACTCACTCACGTCTCAGCAAGTGCTGCTACTATTGATGCAAGTGCAACTACGACGACGACGCTGCTGCATTAAGATCTGATTAACATGGAGAGGCTTAATTTCGAGCCGCATGTGAACGAGATACGAGACGACCAGATAACCTATGAACCTGATTTAATTCtaaaaattaattaattttgaGCGAAGTTCATTTTCctgtattatttttttggctggCTCCATATTCCGACATCGTCCTCCCTACTagtaaattattttgttgtcaTTGTATATTACCTCACCAGCTTGATTTCAACTACCTTGCAGCACCCAACCCGTCTGATCTAGCATGGCATCAGTTTCACATCTCATCAACTCTCCACTACCAACGACTCAATTTGCTAGTCACCAGGATGCCGACATTGAAGTCTTTACGTCAATGTTTGGCATGTCGCCAATAGAGGTACGTTTCACCAAAAGTTTCACGACTTGTCACGACTTGTCATGATAAGCTCGGAGATCACAACTAACAGCCCATTCTAGGTCAGCACTCTGGATCAAGACGGCGGTAAACTGGTTGGCCACGGGTCTATGGTCAATGGAATCCCCGGACGATACTCAGGCTCGTTCTATTTCAACAATCTAAAAGACCTCCGAGACGGTGCTAAGTACCGACTGGACTGCTCGGTCCAGAACAAAATGCTCTGTATCATATTCTTCAGCATGAAATACCAGCAACCGCTCGGCATGTTCATCACCGAACTCGCCGACTTCGACAAACGGTTCAGCGGCATCTTCCAGTTCGACTAACTCTGCTCTAACGAGTCTACTGTtctatttaatttatttatgttCTCTTTCCACGTCccggcctgcctccggcggctggggctccgccccagaccccgtggctcctctcgcttcgctcgagtcgggcgtggggtgCCAGCTTGTTCGGGGATGAGTGGCCTCCTGACTCTATGATTTGCTCTTTTACTGGTTGATTCGCGAGTTCCGAATTGTCACTCTTTCCTGAATCTGAACCTCGCTCCTGCTAACCCACCTGATTACGAGCGCATGCCAGCTATCGCTTGTAAACAGACTCAGAGAAATAACGTACTCCCATAAATGCAATGTGTCAATTCAATTCAGGAACAGAATCACTGATTTGACTGCTTCCGAGTTCTAACCTCGCCAAACAGCTCGTCATCAGGACCAGTATCAAGCTTGCGAGAACAATAAGCCAGCGAGTCACATCAGGTGTTCGAACAGAACTGTGTCCAATCTTTAAATCCTCCGTTGAAGCCAGTGAGAGATAATTATCATTGTCGTGACCCGAAGACAGTTTACTAAATTCTCTACCTTATGAGTTACAGCTGCGGCATAAAAGCTATTTTCATGCCGAGACAGAAGCAAATGAACTCTCCTGGTGATACAGCTCCCAGAAATGAGCTTGGATCCTGCCAATTGCCGGAAACAGACCTGGTCAAGACCTGGTATTTGGACCGATACGAGCATATCAGCCTCGGTAGCAGCTCCCCATGCTCGGATCCggttctcctgcgaagcaggagcctggggtctggggcgtagccccagccgccggaggcaaaggCCCCTTTCCCAGAGATTCGCACAGGggacaaaaaaaattgaaccCCGGAAGACAAGCAGTGAAAAAGAATGGTCCCTGGCGGGATCGAACCGCCGATCCCCGCGTTATTAGCACGGTGCCTTAACCAACTGGGCCAAGGAACCAGGATCTTGTAAGGAGATCCGGCTGTTTTTCCTAGAGCCTAGCTTGCCACTGAACTTGGTGCCTCCGTTCCTCAACTTTTGTCCCAAAAACTGCCAGTTTTACAACCGTATGACGTATCCCACTCATATTTTGGTTCGAAGGCTCATTTGTGTGTGTTTTGAGTGTGTTTGGGGTGGGAAATTTTAGGATAAACTGGTCTGGCGTGACAGCCGCGCCTGGTGCAGGTGAACGTGGAGTAGAGGCTCTCGCTAATCAGAGATATCTGATCCGGAAATAAGTGACTGGTGAGCAGCAAATTCCATTGTTCAGAAAACTCAGACCTCATGGAACATGGAACATGGAACATGCCTGTCAGACTACACCTAGTCTGTCCACGATCCGCTGGCGGCTATAAAAGTGGTTAGCACACCATCACTCTCGCCGCCGTCGCCGCCGCCTTGCAGACCCGTGCTACACGCTAACCGACGAGGATCACGAAAACAGAAGGGCTTGTGACTGACAGACTACGAATTAGCTCCGCGATCACCGGCACCACCCCCTCATTACCGCAGCTGCCAGGATAGGCCGTCAGGTGACTGAGTTTGAGGGTTGgggacgtgcctccggcggctggggcgttgccccagaccccattgctcctctcgcttcgctcgagtcgggtgtaCACGGCCCCACGCAAttgctcgcgaagcgagcaacaacgggtccgggcagagcccggccgccggaggcaccaccCCCCACACCTTTCTTTTTCCGTAGAACCAGGATCTGAGACATCCGCCAGGTTTTCCGGCTAGCTTGGTTGCAGCTCCCCTTGTATTCGAACTGGAATTTCGTTTAACCTGGACTACTTCCGAAGTGGTTCTAGCATCTTTGCATGTGAGACATGTTTAGTTGTCAGTGGGTATGTATTCTTTTTGAGATCCGAGACCGCTTTTGCATGTCTCATTCATTgtatgatgatggtgatgaagCAGAGCTTGTTGTCGGGTTTGAGAGTAGCTGTGGCATGGTAACCTAAATTCGGAAATGGACTTGGTGGCAGGTATCTAAGCTAAATCCAGCGCTATGCACTCTTTATCGTGCAGCCCATGCATGATAAGCAGCAGTGAATCTCTATGGGCCCCAATGCTCGACATGACACAATTGGGGGTGGGCTGGGGTCTTCTCGAGCTGTACACTGTACAGTTCAATGGCTGTATTGTATATTGTAAACCACTTCATTTTTGGTTCTGGTATTTGTTTGTCTGTTTGTTCGTACGATTGAGTCTACGGTGCCGACTACAGCTATATTAGTGTGGAATATACACTGTACTTCACTGTAGAGCTGGCTGTAGATAGAGCTGGCTGTAGAGCTAGCTTTATAGTAGCTGTGGAGGTAGCTGTAGAGTTAGCTGTATTGTGACTGAATTAGTTAGTAGCGTTCTTATCATGTACAAACTGTAGAGCTAGCATGTCTCCTTATACTTCTTGTACTCTATACAGTACAGTTTACAGCTCACAGCTAGCATATCTCCCACACCTTATAGTCTTATACTTTATAGCGTCACTGTCTGCTAGCATGTCTCTATACGAGACCGTATAGCATTCCGGATCCTGTATAGCACATCACAGCGCATACCATACCAACTATAGTCTGTCTGACTGGATATAGCACATACACATATAGTAGTCTGGATACACGATATCTGCTTGCTACCCCTCCTCTAACCCGGGAACCTGTACCATATCCATCATAGTCTGATCGAAGCTGCTCAAGCTGTCGACCCGCTTACTTATCCAAGTTAACCAGCTGCTGAGAACACTGTCAGTCAATCAGTCAATCAGTCAACCAGTCTCCACGGTCTTCTATCCGCCGAAGTTCTAGCCCGAACGAGACACTCCAGTAACAACGGCGACATTGAATCAATCACCACCCTCCCAGCAATGTCTGACTGGCACACCAATTCTGGCACAACAACCCCTCTGGTAGACCTACGGCTGGAAATTATCGGTCCAAGGGATCTAACATAAACATACACTCGTGTTTCCACAGCGTCGCAGCCTATGGACCAATTCCACCCTGAAACGCAGGGGCCCGGGTGTCTCACCGGGACcggggtatgcctccggcggctggggctctgccccagaccccgtggctcctgcttcgcaggagttgctgggaccgtggacgcccgactcgagcggagcgagaggagcagcggggtctggggcagagccccagccgccggaggcacacccccaacGGGATTTCTCCCCAACGAAGAAACCGTTGGTGGCCTAGCTGCCTTAGCGAGTTAAATCAACCCGTCAATAGACCAAGAACTAGAGGTGGCAGAAACAAACGTCTGCTCACCGGTAGTGGAGGCCGTGTCGGCGTCACTGGAACTTCCCCGTCAAAACGCCCTACCAGTCGGCTAAGCCGAAAACATTTACTTTATTCCATGCCTCAACCGCTGGATTGTTCTGGTTGGTCGGGTCTTCACGACCTCAGCTATTTAGTAATTTCTTACAGATTAGCTTAAATCCCGATCCAATGTTCGAGAATTGTAGTGATCGTCAGGCAGCATGTACAGAAtctaaaaacaaaaagatgcgttttttttatcaacCGAAGGTTTACGCAGATCCGCGATCGTCCTCGCGATCGCCGACGCGCTAGCCTGTATTGGCTAGCCCAGAAATATGATAAAGGGGGTGCGCACATCTGCACTTCTGTATGGAAGGAAGCAGCTAGTATGGGCTAATGCAAAAGCAAACGCAAAACCTTAGGTCCCGAGGTTTGTCTCACAATGGATTGGCTAAAGTGGGGGATTATCCACGTCtgcaaaaacaaaatcatgTTGGGGGTAACCACCACCCCTCCAAC
This window harbors:
- the PAN2 gene encoding Pan2p (Essential subunit of the Pan2p-Pan3p poly(A)-ribonuclease complex; complex acts to control poly(A) tail length and regulate the stoichiometry and activity of postreplication repair complexes; GO_component: GO:0031251 - PAN complex [Evidence IDA] [PMID 8816488]; GO_component: GO:0005737 - cytoplasm [Evidence IEA,IEA]; GO_component: GO:0005737 - cytoplasm [Evidence IDA] [PMID 14562095]; GO_function: GO:0004527 - exonuclease activity [Evidence IEA,IEA]; GO_function: GO:0016787 - hydrolase activity [Evidence IEA]; GO_function: GO:0004518 - nuclease activity [Evidence IEA]; GO_function: GO:0003676 - nucleic acid binding [Evidence IEA]; GO_function: GO:0004535 - poly(A)-specific ribonuclease activity [Evidence IEA]; GO_function: GO:0004535 - poly(A)-specific ribonuclease activity [Evidence IMP] [PMID 8550599]; GO_process: GO:0090503 - RNA phosphodiester bond hydrolysis, exonucleolytic [Evidence IEA]; GO_process: GO:0031124 - mRNA 3'-end processing [Evidence IMP,IPI] [PMID 8550599]; GO_process: GO:0006397 - mRNA processing [Evidence IEA]; GO_process: GO:0006397 - mRNA processing [Evidence IMP,IPI] [PMID 8550599]; GO_process: GO:0090305 - nucleic acid phosphodiester bond hydrolysis [Evidence IEA,IEA]; GO_process: GO:0006301 - postreplication repair [Evidence IGI,IPI] [PMID 11953437]), whose protein sequence is MLSNVTKMKRDSQAIALGLASGSVDVVDPNSLQVVKTFNSHSGPISDLDCRQHIIMTCGTSLRKQGYVPDPLVNCYDLRAMKPLPPIPFPAGAAYIKIHPKMSTCCIIASQSGQLQFADSANPTSVFIHQAAITSPLTSLELSPSGDYLSLTDEEGYIHLWSNTVNPSASFSEFSAPLDFPTSQDPPLHFGVDDDVSLATVGMPYYKEELLSSWSNEDMVFKLGMPSPKIDRSILAGMKVVDYVGYGSYKKTREPRNMAQKYISLDSNRRSSITVPRFISEKERTGEIDDESAIFDDDVRDDDKRPNGKTNTQAPSSRKITKMYRRLEIKYSKFGVNDFDFDFYNKTQYAGLENQAANTYCNSILQLYRYSKYMYNFALKKLAVATTVERVSLLSELGFVFDMLHLAGGKHCCTANFVNALSSIPEAVALGLVFDDMVPNLDQPGLVLQKFKTFLMEQIVKNEKYQTLSVENQLQNVHSNPAALATLPSEFESSVAGIPVSTSIRCLSCGTDSIKKSTIYELDLQTEYGFRNNSSAGPGPNTANFDSLFFKALNSSLDKTNKVRGWCDVCRKYQQLVTTRSATKLPQVLNVNINIFPEADTSVSRQIWASPHWPPTEFFTDNHSRRLVANHRVGKDKYELLGCVVEISRPGHSDHHLVSVVKIDEAWYLFNDFLVKQIPEKDALDFSLAWKTPVLLVYQLANEMPKEFDYGSWKQTLDTSILYKDFFTAGNREEVRREYELLTLEEAPKPGTLVAIDAEFVMLQNEETEIRSDGTKSIVKPRSLSLARVSVVRGEGPKEGVAFIDDYIATTDTIVDYLTEFSGIEPGDLDPALSKRGLVSLHTAYKRLWLLLQLGVTFVGHGLSNDFRTINIQVPANQVIDTLDIYFVRARQRKLSLKFLAWYLLDENVQTGNHDSIEDARTALHLYKKHQQLLRDGTFDATLAKVYSEGHKYNFRPPANS